A window of Aeromicrobium duanguangcaii genomic DNA:
CTTCGTGGTGACGGTGACCGGGATCTCCGCCGGCGTCGGCACCCTGATCATCTGGGTGGGCCTGCTGGTCCTCTCGGCCACGCTGGTCGTGTCGTCGTGGCTGGCCCGCCTCGAACGCCTCCGCCTGGTCGCGATGCAGGGCCGCGAGCCGCGTCCCGACTCCTACCGCGTCGCGGGCGCGAAGAGGGGCCCGATCGCCCGGCTGCTCGACCCGCTGCGCGATCCGCAGATGTGGCTGGACACCCTGTGGGGTCCGCTGGCGTTCGTGACCGGGATCCTCGCCTGCGTCGTGACCGTCACGTGGTGGGCTGTCGCGCTCGCCGGAACGACCTACTGGTTCTGGCAGCGGTCACTGCCCGACACCTACGACACGCTCGCGTCGCAGCTCGGCCTCGGCAACGGGCGGGTCGCCGAGAGCCTGCTCAACCTCGCCTTCGGACTGATCGCGTTCGCCACCCTGCCGTGGGCCGTCCGTGGCGTCGCGTGGCTCCACGCCTCGCTCGCCGACGTCGTGCTCAACGGCCGCAGCTCCCTGTCCGCGAGGGTCGAGCGTGCCGAGGGCGCGCGAGACGCGGCCCAGGAGGCCGAGGCCGTCGCACTGAGGCGACTCGAGCGGGACATCCACGACGGACCGCAGCAGCGCCTGGTCCGGTTGACGATGGACCTCGGTCGCGCGCGGCGCCAGGTGGACGCCGATCCCGAGCAGGCGTCGGCGACGATCGAGTCGGCCCTCGAACAGGCCCGTGAGACGCTCGACGAGC
This region includes:
- a CDS encoding sensor histidine kinase, whose translation is MSISSIRQPRSAVAARVGWDTLYAITAFPLGLVGFVVTVTGISAGVGTLIIWVGLLVLSATLVVSSWLARLERLRLVAMQGREPRPDSYRVAGAKRGPIARLLDPLRDPQMWLDTLWGPLAFVTGILACVVTVTWWAVALAGTTYWFWQRSLPDTYDTLASQLGLGNGRVAESLLNLAFGLIAFATLPWAVRGVAWLHASLADVVLNGRSSLSARVERAEGARDAAQEAEAVALRRLERDIHDGPQQRLVRLTMDLGRARRQVDADPEQASATIESALEQARETLDELRSLSRGIAPPLLVDRGLGVALDELVVRGAVPVDLVHELPAGLSPHVETAVYFTVSEALTNVAKHSGAAAAQVRVVPVGTDLLVEISDHGVGGAHLGKGQGLAGLGQRVAAVGGTLEVDSPEGGPTVVTARIPLG